DNA sequence from the Armigeres subalbatus isolate Guangzhou_Male chromosome 1, GZ_Asu_2, whole genome shotgun sequence genome:
AATGTATgggtattagggtggctcaaaaaacactttttcaaattttttgatgggccgccctcttatttggttctatttggtgccctgatgctctggacaaaatttcagccaaattggtgaacgtttgggcggtgctaaactcattggaagtttatatggacaaatatatgcagaaacatccaaaaacagtgatttgcagttggacggcacagtTTACGGACAAGAACCATTATACTCATctagttcttgtagaattaaatacgaaatgttatgctgaaaaccacgagaagattagagtttattaggcaaagatattagcattttactggagtgttgtaggggtgaatttatttcttttcaaaggtaaaagaaacgaaatttgctcaaaccccacttcagagaaatgctaataatttAGCGGGggaaactctaatcttctcgcggttttctgcataacattctgtattaaattcttcaagatctgaatgagtatcatagttcttcatcgtaagttgttgAGCCACCTAATGGGTATGTATcttttgtgtggcaagtataatggataccctatgccaaggaagttgagAATGTTTCCTACCCGAAAATATTTTAGACCGGAGCGAaaatcgagctcgccatctccggattggcaatcctacgcctttgctcgctacTGGAGACCACGGGAAGTATTATCTGGGAAGTAAGCCAATTGAAAAAATGgttaataaagaaatcaaaaaggataaagagctctctgGAAGTTTCaagctgagcaagtttttgagccctTTCgctatttgttaataaaatctTATTTCCctttttaagcgctggaattggcttttgaagtttttaagttttttgtTTCGAAAGAAAGGGTTTCAAAATGGGATCCAATTTTGAGACATTATTcgcaaagttggtatttctcagattAACgaagttttggaaatttctgagGAAACGTTCCCATGTAATACGGATATGGGACACAATAAaggccttttccaaatttttcatattatttagttcacttttattgatgtgaactaaataaaacacTCGAGAAATACCcgtctgggaagtaccagagcaagatttctttttcatcttgattacttggactggtgaaaatccagtTGTCGACGTATCTGAAAAAAGCCGTTTCTCAGTTGAATACTGaaaattgtgttatcgcatacccttatacATGTACTAGCAGCTGTGATAGAATATGCCGGTATTGTCGGATACATAccgggttgatttatctgtccgtgtaagTTGAATCCTCCATGTCGCTATTTAAAGAGTTAAAATCACATAGAAATAGAATTCACTAACctaaatttaaaattagatctatgcgccgattgaaattttaccggtGGCGCCACAGTGGCGGGCCCCCATACAAATGTCGGCCAAAACCTAATATGTTGCTCGAATTTTCaaccaaagagtaattttgggatgctaaattcattttgaggttacaATTGTTATCCAACATATACTATGCTACTCGAGTACTTCTGGAGGCGCAAGCCTTAAGGTCTGAAACAGAGTCCACATTCTAACATTGAAGCAGTCAATTTCCAGCTTTGGAGCAGCAAAGGAGCAAATCgccacactaaccaccggaaagtagaccaaaaataggtttcaatacataataccagatcgttccgaatcgttcccgaaagaactttagtcaaattttctttttccatactaatttgttCGGGAGATGCTTTACATCATTAACTTTAACAAGcctccaaaaattaaatttacaagctGCAGTCAACAAATTTAGGCATCAATTCATTTAATATaggtttgaaatttaaaaaaatacgagtTTCACGAAACGAACGAAAACAAATTGGTTTTGTCCGGGTTTTCGCCGTTGtggcggcgtgatagatcatttttagcCAGCGGCGTCATGCCGTTGGTAATCGACGGTGGCGGCGTTGTGGCGTGAGTCGGCGTGAACTAATTTCAAatgacaaacatttttttggaatttcttcgggcgCTTCTCAACGAAttcgttgggaaattcatccacgaGTTCGTTGggaagttcttcaataaatataaatatatatttatctGGAAGTTCCGACAgagattccatcggaagtttcaacagacattcctccggaagttccgacaggaattcctcagggagttccgacaacaattcctccggaagttccgacaagtaattctccggaagttccgacaagtaattctccggaatttcccccaggaattcctccagaagttctgacaggaattcctccggaagctccaccagaaattcctctggaaattcctcaaggaattcctccggaagtttctccagtaattcattcggagatccctccaggaattcttccggaagtttcataaggaattcctccggaagctattccaggaacttttccaagaatttattgtgaagttcctccagaaatccctccagaagttcctcaggtTCCTCAGAAGTTCCTTTCTCTTctcggaattcctacgaaagtttcatcaaaattacgctaggaattcctcatcttcaataatttctttagcagtttcttcatgaattcctttcAAAGCTCTTCAAGGTTTTCTTCTGGAAATCCTTGAgataattcctccggagattcctgcagaaattcttccagaaattcccaaAGCATTTCTTCCAAATTCCTTTTAAAAATTTTTCAGGGGTTTGAAAATTCCATAGGAGCTACGCctcattctttttttacacggattgatttcatacggattttttttacgcggCTTTTGTTTACACGGAGTCTCAAactaacacggattttttttgcacagtttctcgaaataacacggatttttttacgagGATTCTCGAAAGAAAACGGAACGCATccaccgtgtaaaaaaaatgggTTTATCACGAAATTTCCCTGTGGATTATTTAGATGTCTATAAATGGTCCCTTAGTACGTACACCAGTTtttccttaagcaatttctcCTGATATTCTCCCTGAGGTTCCTTCAGAATATTCTACAAGAACTCTTAAACATATACTTCACTGAACTCTTTTCAAAGCTCACAAAATTTCTAAACATACTCCGACTTGCCGACTTGCCCTACTACGAGTGTTGAAAAGTCATCTTTTTGCaagtgctgaaaaatcatctttttgcaacgagttacacacgctatttttccaatgacgaaaaatgggcttttatatgataaatctgtaccaaaattgtatagTCTAGTTTGGCcctcatgatcattcttgccaataaatcatgttgctgcagagagcAATCAAAtttcatgttatcgtgccacattgaaTAGTTCGACAAGCAATGAAgcaaagatgaacttttgatgtcatgttcttcaaattatttaatttgttacgaggcgcagagaatacactatttaagcgcttacccaagctaattcagcaaaatgtagtcacgtaatttctgttctgatgttgttttttttttttcatagctcccgaatgagtgctataatgaattttatacaactcatttgagttgcataatgttcattaaagcacccatttcgttggtatggaaaagtaggccgttcaaagacgaactgtaaatcaagtattatgatcaggaattgcaaaaaaaaaatctaactagtTCGGCTTCGGGAAACCAGATACAAAGTGGGCCATGCTTGTATTTAACTATGTGTGCTTAATTATCATAATCAACATTCGTTAAACAATTTTCACCATCATTTCAGCCCTCCTTCTGCATAGAAATGTATTCCCAACTACTATTGTTTGCAGTTGGCTGCCGCCTTAGTTGCTCAAAAAATTTGCCAATAATTCACCGGCGTACGAACAATCATTGCGTTGCGTTATTGCCGTCCATTCATGACAATTCTCACCCGCTTATTAGCAGGAGTTTCGCGTCGCGTTTCGCGTGCGATTGTGCAATTGTTTGACGCTTTCTCCGTTCTCTCGTGTACGTTTTGGATCCCAGCCGTGTGTCCCACAGTCTGTAGGGGACAGAAATGCGACCGAACCAGTCCAACGGATAGGCACAATGAACCATGGAAACCTATTTATTTCTGCGATCATCTGGTCGCTTGCCGGTGGAAGGAGGTCATCGAAGAATCCCCATTGAAAGGGCGATAGaaacaaaaaccaaaacaaGTGTGGTGTGGATACGCGAAGTTGAACTCCCAGAACCGGTGTGTAAAAACATGGACCATGGCTATGACAACCTACCACACGTTGGTAGTAGAATTGATAGTCGGGTATGGTAATCGAATCAGGTAAGGTGCCATCCAGTCGGCGTTCAGCACTCCAGATAAAACAGGCTGCGTATTGCATTATTGATGAAAATCTCTTCAACTAGCAACGAGTGGCATGGCTTCTGGAAGCTGTTGGATCGGTGGCATTGGTTCCACTATTTGGGAAAGCAAAACGGGCCTTTCGATGTGGTCCAGCGCAACGTAAAACGGAAACCAGTCCCATTAAACGGTTCTCCACAGAGCAGAGCCCTGCTGCGTTACATTATTGGTGTGCCCGAGCAAACCAGGGGACAACCGAGCGCGAGCGCGGTGCTGGTGGCATTTATATCAAGAGACAGGGCGCACTCGGTGTGAGGTGAACAACTTCTTCCGCATGTGTTGCACACGTAAGGGAAATTGTACCGTTTTTTGTTCGCCGTTTCTTGTTGGGAAGAAGCTGCAACGGATTTTCTGGGTCACGCGGTTAGTCAGCCACGATCGTGATCTTGGACGCGCGCAGAACCAGGGCAAGTGTgctaaatgaaattaaaagtaacacagagtgcgaCACGCGACTTTACACGATTGTCAATTCTGCAATCAAGTTTCAAAAAGAgatttttacttatttttttctacTTTATGCTAAATGCACCACtagaggtaattgttgatgatatCGTTTTAATTGTTTCCTAAAATAATACGTACGTTttgcaaattttatttattttgcatagttttctaaaaaaatatatcggaagatgtatttcaaataaaatgtttccAAACAATTAAGCTACAGGGACTTCATACGTGATCGTTAGAGTTGTGATTTCCTTAATGATTAATAGGAAAAAACGCATCGGGACAATATGCAGATCGCAATTTCGAAATGGAACAACTATTCGGATATTCCGAGTACCACAGTAACATTTGAGAATTTATCAAGATTTCGTGGCAGTTGTAAAGTTCAATTTTTACTTAACGCCTTATGTAAATGTACCAATTATGCAGATATTGGCTCATGGGTGTAGAGGAGTAGCGAGGACAAGTAACAGAATACAACCAGGTGGATTGCAGGAATCAATGACAATGAATCTTTATTATAGTTTTATGTCAAAGTACATATATGCATGACTACTGCGATCCTACATCTCTCCCTTCTTTTATAAATTCAACTTTAATTCTACTACCTGACTGAACAATATATTTGAAAATAGacatatatatataatatatataatatatatatcaGCAGCACCGGCAGCACCGGCGACCCGGTAAAATAAACTAATTTCGTGTATTGATATCTGTAATGAAATAATAGTTAGAATAGTTTACTTTACGGCATTATTCACTGATCGATTGTCAATCCCAACTGTTGTCGTAATCGCTGAACATTCTtgatttttcctttcttcttcatgcaataTATTCTTGAGGCTTTTATGATATATACACTGGCTATACATTTTCATGGATTTCATGGAGCTTTTAAACATGTTTTACTTCAATCTGCCAAGAAGAAATAATATTGTAATGAATTGTATTTAGTATGTTAACAAATAACATTAAATAACGTTTCAGTTATTGAGGTGCTGAGATTCTTCTTTAGGTCTCAATCTGAAACACGTGAGTCGACCCACGAGGCTCGCTTTCAAGTCTCATAATATCTTATGTACTGATGTTTATCTCTTGTTCTCAAAGGATCATTTCTAGCAAAGATTCTATTCgtgtacacccaatattttttttacacggttggtattctttaaatTCCCGGTAAAccttttcttcgatttttttttgtgaattttttcatggggttaactcatagtttcactAACGCTAAAGGTCgcaatcaactaaaacccacccgtgtaaaaaagaaccgggtgtactTCATCCCTTTGTCTGGGTTAAACTGCCTTTGCTCAACAGTGTACTTCATCCTAACGACAGGGTTCCGCTAATGCTGAATACCATCGCGGAGGATCGTTTCCAGATATCTTCCATGTACATCATCCCTTCGTCAAGGTTCCACTATCCTAATGGATCAGTGTACTTCATCCTAGTGGCAGGGCTCTACAAGTGTTGCAAATCATCTCAGAGGATCGCCTCCAAGTCTTTTCTGCGTACTTCATCCCTTTGTCTGGGTTCCACTCCCTTCACTGAGCAGTGTACTTCATCGCAACAACAGGGTTCCGCAAATGATGAGAGGTTTACCAAAGAATCGTCTTTGGGTCTCTCCTGCGTACTTCATCCCTTTGCTCGGGTTCCACTGTCATTCCAGACCAGTGTACTCCATCCCGGCAACAGGGTtccgcttgtttttttttctgatagtaTTAGTATGTTAATTGCTGGCGCTTCTCATATAAAGCTTTTATTACCTTTTCGATTCATACTCAGAATACTGAAAGATGGTTGAACACAAGTATGATCATTACATTTACTGACTTTAGATCAAGTTGCGTGCTTGAGAGAAGTAATAAGGTTTATCGAGTTTTTTTTAGACGACTTTGAATTAGGTAAGAGCCAGGGTTAATTTACTATTAGGATCATTAGGCCTAATAAGAtgagcagatttttttcttcttatttttttttatgtggaGCAATTTGTTTTAGCTGACCAGACTTTTCCTTCTCATTATAAAACAACAAAGTATTTTTTcatactattgaaaatttgcttctGAAATAAGAATTCTCTTAAACTGTAAACTTGTCTAAACCCTTTCCTTTAAACTCATATTTTtcctaaaatcaaaacatcttCACAAATTCGTGTTCCTCAATATTCGGAATATAAATGGAAGCGGAATGATAATCGAGCCAAATTCAGCaggtgtattttttttattatttcttttagCATTATTATGGTCAACTCACGGCTTTATCCAATAAAATAAATGTACATCAACCAATATCTGATTGAATTGTTTGTTTCACCTTTGGAGTGGTTAGATTAAATGTAGTGGTCGGCTAGTTGACGTAGCCTCAATAAAGAACTAAAGGAAGTCGACAGGAAACTGACCTGTGTCCTGACCTGGGTCCAGACTAAAACGAGCAACCGTTCAGAATGGAGTGATCAGTAATAAAACATGAGAATACTTTTATGCGCATACATGATTCGCTAGATTACAGACTAAACGTAGTAAAGTTAGCACTGAATATATTTATAGCAATAGTAACTAACCCATCATGTCAAGTCTAGTGGAATTGTCAAACTTTATACAGTATATATAGAAGAGTTATggcccaattttcaattttagtaATTTATAAAAGATATAAGAAAACGACGGGTTTGGAAATCCATacactacaaaaattccacacatttttattggcaaaaatccattaatttaattcatgattctaattagtgcacacataaccactctccacgcgaagtacaaatataatctataatcaaataaaatgtatgtgtggtctctaatatgcagttattgaatttatgtgtgggtacaaattgcatatatttggatcgccaaattgcaaaaatttatgtgtgcgacaaataaattcaatataaagaattttttcggtgTAGTTTTGTGCAAACTTTTCCTCATACCTTCTTCgcatatctttaataaagatttacaAATACAATGCAGTTGCTTCAAAACTTCGTTGACAAAATATTCAAGAATGATTTTGCTGAAGTCAGTTCATGTCTTGTCATGTCATGTCATCtcttttgtattattttatttttatattatatttatattgtAAAATTATGGAATGTGCTTTAATTTGAAGGAATATTGATTAAAATTCTCTATACTGAAGAGCAGAAAAAACTAATGTTTGAAAAATGTACCAAGTTTCCgctattaataataatattggcGATCTCCTTAGCAGAAATATAAGATAAAttgacaaaatatttcgatATCATGTTAGTCGTGAGATGACCATAAATGCCAAGTATAATTGATAATTGATGATACTTGCACACTTAACAATTACATATTTTTTCAGTTGTTATCCAATTCTAGAACTATTAATGACAAATTTAGCATGTATAGATTTTACCGAAGTGCAGTACAATTTGATTAAGGTAATCAGGAACTAACACAACTTTGAAACTTGCGGTGATGAGTGTGAAACTGATGATCATTTCTGCAGTCttgtaatttgaataattttcggaTAAATATTTTCGCATTTCCAGAAGCTTTTGCGTGAAATAATTTTGAGTCTTGCTAGTCCAGATGATGACgataattttttcagcagtCCATTTTTGAGAAGTAATGTTTCATATTTCAAAAATCTTGTATATATTCCTCGTTCGGTTTGtctttttccattatttttgaacttttttagtGCTTTTGATTCACacgcaaatgaaagaaaaattctATCCTCGTCGCCATTTTGTAGAGGAGTAGCGAGGACAAGTAACAGAATACAACCAGGTGGATTGCAGGAATCAATGACAATGAATCTTTATTATAGTTTTATG
Encoded proteins:
- the LOC134205506 gene encoding uncharacterized protein LOC134205506, coding for MAMTTYHTLVVELIVGYGNRISNEWHGFWKLLDRWHWFHYLGKQNGPFDVVQRNVKRKPVPLNGSPQSRALLRYIIGVPEQTRGQPSASAVLVAFISRDRAHSV